In Desulfobulbus oralis, one DNA window encodes the following:
- the tnpA gene encoding IS200/IS605 family transposase, which translates to MDDYAYRKGSHSIYSLKVHIVWITKYRKPVLFGDVAVRLRDLIREICRSMDIDILKGHVSKDHVHLFVSLPPQISVSKLVGRIKGKTSRKLLAENRRLSGQFWGRHLWGRGYFAASSGNVTDDVIMQYIAEQDLEERAHDDDFTLAP; encoded by the coding sequence ATGGATGACTATGCGTATCGCAAAGGCTCGCATTCAATTTATTCCCTCAAGGTCCATATTGTATGGATTACCAAGTATCGCAAACCGGTTCTCTTTGGAGACGTGGCCGTGCGTTTACGGGATCTGATACGAGAAATATGCCGATCCATGGATATAGATATTTTGAAAGGGCACGTCTCCAAAGATCATGTACATCTGTTTGTTTCGCTTCCTCCACAGATTTCTGTGAGTAAATTGGTTGGCCGCATAAAAGGGAAAACCTCACGCAAGCTGCTTGCAGAAAACCGACGTTTGTCCGGGCAATTTTGGGGCCGTCATCTGTGGGGTCGCGGATATTTTGCCGCCAGTTCAGGCAATGTCACAGACGATGTCATCATGCAATATATTGCAGAGCAGGACTTGGAGGAGCGAGCCCACGATGACGATTTTACCCTGGCTCCGTAA
- a CDS encoding alkaline phosphatase family protein produces MTQKAKRAALIGYDCLIPKRLMKMLDEGGLDNFRRFMKEGSFIPEGYNLPTVTPPSWATICTGAYPRTHGVEDYYYYHEGQSLDYKFTSQAFGSSILTAETIWDRWDRVGKKCLVINYPMGWPSRMKNGVMVMGQGLSPAETRWPLHGNEHREFLASESVISTEFYPMGVQAHFDDATGWKNLPEMDEPLDMSVKLHFKEGVDPVEDQTWHVLAWQSGNEGYDRITVAPEKDFSKAFFTISLGEWSEPVEHDFRVIAGGRSEKGVFRCKLMQLSDDAEEFKLYVSGIAGRTGFIAPPEAAAQIDFSKQITANDIGLVAFLHGIIDTETVCELVEFHSAWLWNTISCVLKANPDWDLFYMHSHPIDWFYHGWLSALDSKDEKVRAAAEKMERHIYTVEDRLLGKLMDALGEDTLICCCSDHGATPLGPILNTAHALKQAGLCSYEPKKSEDYWDIYEETEGFNYVLDVSKSKAVPQRYMFVYVNLKGKYPGGIVEPEDYEKVRSEIIDALLDYRHPETGERPVLIALRREDAQVFGMGGSQAGDVVYVLKPEYMAEHGYGLPTGESGCGSLKNLLMFRGPNVKKGYVYPRPRWLADIVPTLCYMTGQPVPADTEGAPIYQIMEDPNLVK; encoded by the coding sequence ATGACCCAAAAAGCGAAACGTGCAGCCCTGATCGGCTACGACTGTCTCATCCCCAAGCGTCTCATGAAGATGTTGGATGAGGGCGGACTTGACAACTTCCGCCGCTTCATGAAGGAGGGCAGCTTCATTCCTGAAGGCTACAACTTACCCACCGTGACGCCACCCTCTTGGGCGACGATCTGCACGGGCGCCTATCCGCGTACCCATGGCGTCGAAGACTACTACTACTATCACGAAGGGCAGTCGCTGGATTACAAGTTTACCTCGCAGGCCTTCGGCTCCAGCATCTTGACCGCCGAGACCATCTGGGACCGCTGGGACAGGGTCGGGAAGAAATGCCTCGTGATCAACTATCCTATGGGCTGGCCTTCACGCATGAAAAACGGCGTCATGGTCATGGGGCAGGGGCTTTCCCCGGCAGAAACCCGCTGGCCCCTGCACGGCAACGAGCACAGGGAGTTCTTGGCTTCGGAGAGCGTCATATCCACCGAGTTTTACCCGATGGGCGTGCAGGCTCACTTCGATGACGCCACCGGCTGGAAGAACCTGCCCGAAATGGATGAACCCCTGGACATGTCTGTGAAGCTGCACTTCAAGGAAGGCGTTGATCCGGTCGAGGACCAGACCTGGCATGTACTGGCCTGGCAGAGCGGCAATGAAGGCTATGACCGCATCACCGTCGCACCTGAGAAGGACTTCAGTAAGGCCTTCTTCACCATCAGTCTGGGGGAGTGGAGCGAGCCGGTGGAACACGACTTCAGGGTCATTGCCGGCGGCCGCAGCGAAAAGGGCGTCTTTCGCTGCAAATTGATGCAGCTTTCCGACGACGCGGAAGAGTTCAAACTCTATGTGTCCGGCATAGCAGGCCGCACCGGTTTCATTGCCCCGCCGGAGGCCGCCGCTCAGATCGATTTTTCCAAACAGATCACTGCCAACGACATTGGTCTGGTGGCCTTTCTGCACGGCATCATCGACACAGAGACAGTCTGCGAGCTGGTCGAATTCCACAGCGCCTGGCTCTGGAACACCATAAGCTGCGTGCTGAAGGCCAATCCAGATTGGGATCTCTTCTACATGCATTCCCATCCCATTGACTGGTTCTATCACGGCTGGCTGAGCGCTCTGGACAGCAAAGATGAAAAGGTACGCGCTGCTGCAGAGAAAATGGAGCGCCACATCTACACTGTGGAGGACCGCCTGCTGGGCAAACTCATGGATGCCTTGGGCGAGGATACCCTTATCTGCTGCTGCTCGGATCACGGCGCCACGCCGCTTGGGCCGATCCTGAACACGGCCCACGCCCTCAAGCAGGCCGGCCTGTGCTCCTACGAACCCAAGAAGTCGGAGGATTACTGGGACATTTACGAAGAGACGGAAGGCTTCAACTACGTGCTGGATGTGAGCAAATCCAAGGCCGTGCCGCAGCGCTACATGTTCGTTTACGTGAACCTCAAAGGCAAATATCCCGGTGGCATTGTGGAGCCTGAGGATTACGAAAAGGTGCGCTCGGAAATCATTGACGCCCTGCTCGACTATCGTCACCCCGAAACCGGAGAGCGGCCGGTGCTCATCGCCCTGCGCAGGGAGGATGCGCAGGTCTTTGGCATGGGTGGCAGTCAGGCGGGAGATGTCGTCTATGTGCTTAAGCCCGAGTACATGGCCGAACATGGTTATGGTCTGCCGACCGGCGAGTCCGGCTGCGGCAGCCTGAAGAATCTGCTCATGTTCCGCGGCCCCAATGTCAAGAAGGGCTATGTCTATCCGCGCCCGCGCTGGCTGGCAGACATCGTGCCCACCCTCTGCTACATGACGGGCCAGCCCGTTCCGGCAGATACCGAGGGTGCGCCCATTTATCAGATCATGGAAGACCCGAACCTTGTGAAATAA
- a CDS encoding BCCT family transporter — protein sequence MSQRHELEKGSQGASRIESPARIDLRPELGIFVPSILVILLVALPSLIWPKTSEKIIAAIYTPLADRFGVLYLWLTMGFILLCFCFAFSRYGAIRFGRAAEKPEFSLPSWVAMIFCSGVAGAVMFWSIAEPLYDLTSPPQHAAAMSREAFEWALAYLLLHWGPNAWASFFIIALPIAYIFHVRRKPFLRISSAAEDLIGPQTNGPLGRIMDVFFILGLLFCTAVTMCISLPTVEAALVEVFGIKPAFSVQLCILLISAGIAGTSVYLGLDRGIKWLSNANVVIALSMVAYGALCGPTATLFSTFTNALGKMLGNYMNMTFWTDPFGGDSFPKDWTIFYALFWLGYGCFMGLFVARISRGRTVREIILWGMFGCIAGGYLIHGVFASYTLWAQQTGLVDAVAILNEKGGPAAMMAVLGTLPLAKPLMLVYCVFSTIFLATSVDSGCYVVSSVATRSMPAGCDPDRRHRVFWAIAQALLALGLLAIGGLGVAKIFGNLSGALMAVPGVILTLSWLKIIHKEGRRLIAEQTLQDLAEVQGKD from the coding sequence ATGAGCCAGCGACATGAACTTGAAAAAGGATCGCAAGGTGCCTCGCGCATTGAGTCTCCAGCCAGGATTGATCTCCGCCCCGAGCTGGGCATTTTCGTTCCGTCCATCCTGGTCATTCTCCTGGTGGCTCTGCCATCCCTCATTTGGCCCAAGACGTCGGAAAAAATCATCGCGGCCATCTATACCCCCCTGGCCGACAGGTTCGGTGTCCTTTACCTGTGGTTGACGATGGGCTTTATCCTTCTGTGTTTCTGCTTCGCCTTCAGCAGGTATGGGGCCATCCGCTTTGGGCGGGCCGCCGAGAAGCCGGAATTTTCACTGCCGTCGTGGGTCGCCATGATCTTCTGCTCCGGCGTTGCCGGCGCGGTCATGTTTTGGTCCATAGCGGAACCCCTGTATGACCTGACGAGTCCGCCACAGCATGCCGCAGCCATGAGCCGCGAAGCCTTTGAATGGGCTCTGGCCTATCTTCTCCTGCACTGGGGACCCAATGCCTGGGCCAGCTTTTTTATCATCGCCCTGCCCATCGCCTATATCTTTCACGTCCGCAGGAAGCCCTTTCTGCGTATCAGCTCCGCGGCTGAAGATCTGATCGGCCCGCAGACAAACGGACCGCTGGGCCGCATCATGGATGTCTTTTTCATCCTGGGTCTTTTGTTCTGCACTGCCGTGACCATGTGCATTTCCCTGCCCACAGTGGAAGCCGCCCTGGTCGAGGTTTTTGGTATTAAACCAGCCTTTTCCGTGCAACTGTGCATTCTTCTGATCAGTGCCGGCATCGCCGGCACCAGCGTGTATCTTGGCCTGGACAGAGGCATCAAGTGGTTGAGCAACGCCAATGTGGTGATCGCCCTGAGCATGGTCGCCTACGGCGCGCTCTGCGGCCCTACAGCAACACTGTTCAGTACCTTTACCAACGCCTTGGGCAAAATGCTCGGCAACTACATGAACATGACCTTCTGGACCGATCCCTTTGGCGGCGACAGTTTCCCCAAGGACTGGACCATTTTCTACGCCCTGTTCTGGTTGGGCTATGGTTGTTTCATGGGCCTGTTCGTTGCCCGCATTTCCCGGGGCCGTACCGTGCGTGAAATCATCCTCTGGGGCATGTTTGGCTGCATTGCGGGCGGGTATCTTATCCACGGGGTTTTCGCCTCTTATACCCTGTGGGCCCAGCAGACCGGGCTGGTGGATGCCGTGGCCATCCTCAACGAAAAGGGTGGACCAGCGGCCATGATGGCGGTTTTGGGCACTCTTCCCCTGGCAAAGCCCCTGATGCTGGTCTACTGCGTCTTTTCCACCATATTTTTGGCAACCAGCGTGGATTCCGGCTGTTACGTCGTGTCCTCCGTCGCCACCAGAAGTATGCCCGCCGGCTGCGATCCGGACCGCAGGCATCGCGTATTCTGGGCCATAGCCCAGGCTTTGCTGGCCTTGGGACTTCTTGCCATCGGCGGCCTGGGAGTGGCCAAAATTTTTGGCAACCTTTCGGGGGCGCTCATGGCCGTACCTGGAGTCATTCTGACGCTGAGCTGGTTGAAAATCATCCACAAGGAAGGCCGGCGCTTGATCGCCGAACAGACACTGCAGGACCTGGCGGAAGTTCAGGGAAAAGATTGA